From one Rattus norvegicus strain BN/NHsdMcwi chromosome 7, GRCr8, whole genome shotgun sequence genomic stretch:
- the Kcnv1 gene encoding potassium voltage-gated channel subfamily V member 1, which translates to MDLSPRNRPLLDSSSLDSGSLTSLDSSVFCSEGEGEPLALGDCLTVNVGGSRFVLSQQALSCFPHTRLGKLAVVVASYRRLGALAAAPSPLELCDDANPVDNEYFFDRSSQAFRYVLHYYRTGRLHVMEQLCALSFLQEIQYWGIDELSIDSCCRDRYFRRKELSETLDFKKDTDDQESQHESEQDFSQGPCPTVRQKLWDILEKPGSSTAARIFGVISIIFVAVSIVNMALMSAELSWLNLQLLEILEYVCISWFTGEFILRFLCVKDRCHFLRKVPNIIDLLAILPFYITLLVESLSGSHTTQELENVGRLVQVLRLLRALRMLKLGRHSTGLRSLGMTITQCYEEVGLLLLFLSVGISIFSTIEYFAEQSIPDTTFTSVPCAWWWATTSMTTVGYGDIRPDTTTGKIVAFMCILSGILVLALPIAIINDRFSACYFTLKLKEAAVRQREALKKLTKNIATDSYISVNLRDIYARSIMEMLRLKGRERASTRSSGGDDFWF; encoded by the exons ATGGATCTGTCACCCCGCAACCGGCCGCTTCTGGACTCGTCCTCGCTGGACAGCGGCTCCCTGACCTCGCTGGACTCCAGCGTCTTCTGCAGCGAGGGCGAAGGGGAACCCTTGGCTCTGGGGGACTGCCTTACGGTCAACGTGGGAGGCAGCCGCTTCGTGCTCTCTCAGCAAGCTCTGTCCTGCTTCCCGCACACGCGCCTGGGCAAACTGGCCGTGGTGGTGGCCTCCTACCGCCGCCTGGGCGCCCTGGCTGCAGCCCCCAGCCCCTTGGAGCTTTGTGATGATGCCAACCCGGTAGACAACGAGTACTTCTTCGACCGCAGCTCTCAGGCATTCCGTTATGTCCTACACTATTATCGCACTGGCCGCTTGCACGTCATGGAGCAGCTCTGTGCACTCTCCTTTCTTCAGGAGATCCAGTACTGGGGCATCGATGAACTCAGCATCGACTCCTGCTGCAGGGACAG ATACTTCAGAAGAAAGGAGCTGAGTGAAACTCTTGACTTCAAGAAGGACACAGATGACCAGGAAAGTCAACATGAGAGTGAACAGGACTTCTCACAAGGACCTTGTCCTACCGTCCGACAAAAGCTCTGGGATATTCTGGAGAAGCCTGGGTCTTCCACAGCAGCCCGGATCTTTGGAGTGATCTCCATCATTTTTGTGGCAGTGTCCATCGTCAACATGGCCCTGATGTCAGCTGAGCTAAGCTGGCTCAACCTACAGCTGCTGGAGATTTTGGAGTATGTGTGCATCAGTTGGTTCACCGGGGAGTTCATTCTGCGCTTCCTGTGTGTGAAAGATAGGTGCCACTTCCTGAGGAAGGTTCCAAACATCATAGACCTCCTTGCCATCTTGCCCTTCTACATAACTCTTCTGGTGGAAAGCCTGAGCGGCAGCCACACCACCCAAGAGCTGGAAAATGTAGGACGTCTGGTCCAGGTTTTGAGGCTCCTTAGAGCTCTGCGCATGCTGAAGCTGGGAAGGCATTCTACAG GATTGCGCTCACTTGGGATGACAATCACCCAGTGCTATGAAGAAGTCGGCCTACTGCTCCTGTTTCTATCTGTGGGAATTTCTATATTTTCAACAATAGAATACTTTGCAGAGCAAAGCATTCCTGATACAACCTTCACAAGTGTTCCTTGTGCATGGTGGTGGGCCACAACATCCATGACTACAGTAGGATATGGGGACATTAGACCAGACACCACGACAGGCAAAATCGTGGCCTTCATGTGTATTCTATCAGGAATCCTTGTCTTGGCCTTGCCTATTGCCATTATTAATGATCGCTTCTCTGCTTGTTATTTCACCTTGAAACTCAAGGAAGCAGCTGTGAGACAGCGTGAAGCTCTCAAGAAGCTTACCAAGAATATAGCCACTGACTCATACATTAGTGTTAACCTGAGGGATATCTATGCCCGGAGCATCATGGAGATGCTTCGATTAAAGGGCAGGGAGAGAGCGAGTACTAGAAGCAGTGGTGGAGATGATTTCTGGTTTTAA